The segment TATTCTAATATTTTTGGAAAACATATCCTTTTCTTGTATATAAAATTCATCATTGAATGAAAGTATATAAGATTGTGAAAATGTTTTTACATTATCGGCCCCAATCAATAAATCTAATTGATATTTTCCTGCTTCTAAAATATTGGGATAGACATCCCCCTCAACCTTATTGGGCTGTGCCACGGTATCGATTTTAAACATAATCCGGTTATCCTTGATTAATACAAAAAAACCTATATCGCAGTGTCTAAAATGTTTGGGCAAAATTTTTTTAATAGTAATATCCCTATAATGACTCCATACTAAATTCATGGGTAAAAATTTCTTTAGCTCGTCTTTTTTCTCGCCATCAAATTTCCAACATTTATTTATCATAACCTCAACATTTTCTGCCGGATGCTTTCCTATATTCACTACTTTCATCCTCATATAGAATGAATCACTTTCACTGCCCGTTTCTCGATCTTTTAATTTTATTTTGTGACAATCTGGCGGCTCTAGTTTGATATCGCTCTCTATTTTTGTTTTTTTGAAACGGGCGGTTATTTTTACCTGAAATAAAGCAACCAGTGCAGTAAAAAACATCACTACTGCTACTATTATATTAACAACCAAATTTGTGGGATCTGTTAAGACGGGAATAATTTGTGGTGCTTGTTTTATTACTTCATTCATACAAAAATCACTATTATATAAATCAATTTTATGCTACAATTACAAAAGTATTTTGCCTTAATATTGTAGTTTAAAATCAGTTTTAAGTAAAGATATGGCTGACAAAAAAATTCCCGAATTAAAAAATCTTGCAAGTGAACCGAAAATCGCTTATTTTACGATGGAAATCGGTCTTCGCGAAGAAATTCCAACTTATAGCGGGGGCCTTGGAATTTTGGCTGGCGATGCGACAAAATCCGCAGCAGATTTGGAAATTCCTTTTGTCGCAGTTACCCTTTTAAACCATAAAGGGTATTTTACACAAGAGCTAACAAAGAACGGCCAACAAATCGAATACCCGGTAAAATGGAATCATAAAAAATATTTAACACCGCTACCCTTCACGACCGAAGTTCATATTCATGGCCGGAGAGTTATAATTAAGCCTTGGCTTTACACTATACGCGGCGCGACCGGCGCGAAAGTCCATGTTATTTTTTTAGATACGGATATTAAAGAAAATATTTTAAAAGATCGAAAAATTTCTTATTTTCTCTATGGCGGCGATGCTAAATACCGATTGAAACAAGAAATCGTTTTAGGAGTTGGCGGGACGCGCATTTTAAAATCGCTCGGTGTTGATGTAAAAAAATACCACATGAACGAAGGCCATGCCGCGTTTTTAACTTTGGAACTTTTGCGAATGAATAATTTTAATTTGGAAGAAACTAGAAAAAAATGTGTTTTTACGACACACACTCCGGTTGCCGCCGGGCACGACCATTTTGATTACGCCCTCGCGGAAGAACAAATGGAGCCGCTTGTCGCGCCGACACTTCTCCGGAAACTTTGCGGAAAAGAAAATTTAAATATGACTCGCCTCGCCTTCAATATGAGCAATTATGTGAACGGCGTGGCCAAACGGCATCGGGAAATTTCTGAAAAAATGTTCCCGGGATACGAAATTCACGCAATCACAAACGGCGTCCATTCTTTTACTTGGACTCATCCCGCCTTCCGAAAACTTTATGATAAATATCTTCCTGGGTGGGAGGCTGAACTAGAGCTTTTTATCCGTGCATCAATAATTCCCAATGAAGAAATTTGGAAGGCCCGCGACAAGGGAAAAAAAGAACTAATTGATTTTGTAAATAAAATAACTCATGTCGGGATGGAAAAAGATGTTTTAACGATTGGCTTTGCCCGCCGCGCCACGGCCTACAAAAGACATAATTTTATTTTTAAAGATTTGGAACGCCTTGAAGAAATTGCCAAAAAGTTTCCATTGCAAATAATTTTTGCGGGCAAAGCTCATCCGCGCGACCTTGGCGGAAAAAAAATAATTAAAGAAGTATTCCAAAATATCAAAAACCTAAAGGGAAAAATAAAAATAGTTTATCTCCCGAACTACAACATTGAAATGGCAAAAAAATTAACTTCCGGATGCGATGTTTGGCTGAATAATCCAGAACGGCCGATGGAAGCCTCGGGAACTTCAGGAATGAAAGCGGCGCATAACGGAGTTTTAAATTTTTCAGTATTAGACGGCTGGTGGCTTGAGGGATTCGTGGAGGGTGTAACCGGGTGGGCAATCGGACCAAAACCTGATGAAAAAATAGGTCCAGTAGAAGCGGAAAAAAGAGAATTGGACGATTTGTACAACAAACTTGAATACACGATTTTACCGATGTATTACGACCGCCGCGACGAATGGATGACAATGATGGAAAATTCTATCAGCAAACTGGCTTATTATTTTAATACGCACCGCATGATGCGACGCTATGTCCTTTATGCGTATCTATAAAAATATGCAGCAAAAAAAATTGCAAGCAATTAAAAAAAATCCGGCACAGATCGCCAAATACATTGATCATACCGAAGTCAGCCCGAATTCCACGGCAGCGGATATCCGAAAGCTTTGTGCCGAAGCGAAAAAATATGAGTTTTATTTGGTTATGGTTTTGCCGTATTACGCCGCGCTTGCGAAAAAATTGGTGCGAGGTACAAAAATAAAAGTTGGTGTGGTCATGGGTTTCCCTTTTGGCGCGCAATGTACTGAAGCAAAGCTCGCGGAAATGAAGAAAGCGTTTCCTTTTACTGATGAATTTGATTTTGTCATCAACCGCCAAGCCTTAAAAAATAAAGATTATGGATTTATCCTAAAAGAGCTAAAAACTTTGGCCAGGGCGAAACGCGGAAAAATTATGAAAGTTATAATTGAATCGCCGGAACTCACAAACGCGGAAATTTACAAAGCGTCGCAACTGGTTTTGGCTTCTGGCGCTGATTTTGTAAAAACTGCGGTCGGCCTGCGCGCCGGAGCGAAAATTTCCGACGTAAAAATAATGAAAAAAGTTGTAGATGATAAAATTAGAATTAAAGCCTCTGGCGGAATCAAGAATTTAAAAACCGCTTTGGCATTTCTCTCGGCTGGCGCCTCACGGCTCGGTACTTCGCACGGAGTGGAAATTATAAAAAGCGGGGTTAGTAAAAAGAAAAGTTATTTTCACGAATGAAAACCATAATTCTAAAAATAAATTCTAAGAAACCAGAAAAAGAAAAAATAAAAACAGCCGCCTCTGTTCTTCGCCGAGGCGGTTTAGTTGCGTTTCCCACGGATACGGTTTACGGCCTAGCCGCTGACGCCACAAATTCAAAGGTAGTTAAAAAAATTTATAAAGTCAAAAAAAGACCGCTCGCAAATCCCCTGCCAATTTTAATCGCAAAAAAAAGTGATTTGAAAAAATATACGCTCGGCGCGCGTGGAAAAATTAAAAAATTAACTGATAAATTCTGGCCGGGGCCGTTGACAATTGTCCTTGAAAAGAAAAAAATTATTTCTAACATAATTACTGCCGGAAAAAATTCCGTGGGCATTCGCGTGCCGGCAAATCCCATCGCGATAGCTATCATTAACGCGCTCGGCCGACCTCTTGCCACAACTTCCGCAAATATTTCAAATAAAAAAAGTCCGACTACCTCGCGCGACGTAAAAAAATATTTGAACACAAAAATTGATCTTATTTTAGACGGTGGAAAAACCAAACTTGGCAAAGAATCAACTATTTTGGACTGCACGACTTCGCCGCCAACTATTCTCCGTCCCGGCGCAATTTCCAAAAATACGCTAGAAAAATTGATTGGAAAAATTAAAACATAAAAACGGGCCTCGTGGCCCGTTTTTTTATTAATACTACTTTTATCTAACAAAAATATTTACCAGAAATGCCGACAAGAGAATTACAAATAAATTCGCCACGGTAAAAAGGAGCATTTTAATCGCTTCTTTTTTCTTATCATTTAACCAAAGATAAATCGGCCGACCAAAAACTAAAAGTCCGCACACAAGCGCCGAAAAAACAAAAAGCAAAAGGAATGCTACTGGTCCCCAAAAATTTTCCATCTGGCCAAAAATTTTCTCGCCGTTCGTTATAACCAAAACCACAAGCATCACATAGGCAAAAACTCCGATGGCGTTAACTGCCGACCACAACCAAATTTTTTGGTTCTTCATAAATTTTATTAAATTATTATTCTTTTTTAAGAGCAACAATCGGTTCAAGGCGCGCCGCGGCGCGAGCAGGATAAATTCCAGAAATTAAACCGACTAAAACAGAAACGCTAACTGCGAGAACAATATATTGCGGCGATAAATGAAATTGCCAGGCAAATCCCAAAGAATTAGCAATCACGCTCACAGCTAAGGAAATAAGCGTGCCTAAAATGGTTCCGGCCACGCCACCCAAAAAAGTTATACTAACAGCCTCTACTAAAAACTGATTTAAAATATCACGACTCTTCGCGCCAATGGCTTTACGCAATCCAATTTCAAAAGTCCGCTCGGCAACAGCAACATACATCACATTCATAATTCCTACGCCTCCGACAACAAGTGAAATACTAGCTAGGGCAAAAAGTAAAATTTTTATCGCGCCAGTAATTGTACCAAGTAACGCTAAACCTTCTGCCGCGGACATCACGGCAAAATCATCTTTTTTAGGATCGTCAATTTTATGCAATTCGCGCATTCTCGAGATAACATCTTCAACCGTAACTTCTGTGCGAGCAGTATCCTCAACTTGAATAAAAATAAATTGAATGTAATCTATGCCCAAAACTAATTTTTGTAAAGTACGCAATGGTAAAATGGCAATATCGTCAAAAGAAAAAACTCCGGCACTTCCCCTCTCTTTCATTACGCCAATAACCCTATAATTTTGTTTCCCAATTTTTATCCGTTTCCCAATAGCATCTTCATCACCAAATAAATTTTTCTTGATATTACTGCCAAGAACAACAACTCGCGCCAGACTTTTATCTTCCGCATCAGTGAAAAAACGACCCCTTTCTACTTCTCCGGAATCTATCGCGTCAAACGAAGATGTGACACCAAAAATTAAAGTTACTTTATTCTGATCTTTATAGGAAAAAACTGCCTGGCCGGTCTGCCCGGAATAAATATCACGGACATTGGCAAGTTTCTTTAATTCGTCCGCATCTTTTTCTTTTAGAGTAGTAACCGTGACGCCCTGCGCCATACCAGCCACGTTTTCGCTTGAGACATGCCCTGTTGAGGGAACTTTTACTTCTACTTCAATGTAGTCTGTTCCAAACATTGTCACTTGCCCAATAATAAAGTCTTCAATGGCTCGTCCAGCTGAAAGCACGACAATCACGGCAGTAATGCCGACTGTAATGCCTAAAACAGTTAAAATAGTTCTGAGTTTATGCCGCAAAAGCGCGTCAGTGGCAATATTGATCGGTGTTTTTAAAAAAGAAAAATTCATTTTATTCGTAGCGCAAGGCTTCAATCGGATTTAATTTTGCCGCCCGCCGTGCCGGATAAATTCCAAATACTAGTCCTATTAAAATGGAAATCGAGCAAGCAAGCAAAATTGCTTTGTAAGAAATTATAAGATCCCATTCGTAACCAAGCTGCCTGGCCACAAGAGCAACTAAAAAAGAAATCGAGATGCCAAAAATTATTCCGACAACCCCTCCGGACAAAGTGACAACAATCGCTTCGGCTAAAAATTGGCTTAAAATATTTTTATTTTTAGCTCCCAGGGATTTTCGCAAACCGACTTCCCTGG is part of the Patescibacteria group bacterium genome and harbors:
- the glgP gene encoding alpha-glucan family phosphorylase, whose product is MADKKIPELKNLASEPKIAYFTMEIGLREEIPTYSGGLGILAGDATKSAADLEIPFVAVTLLNHKGYFTQELTKNGQQIEYPVKWNHKKYLTPLPFTTEVHIHGRRVIIKPWLYTIRGATGAKVHVIFLDTDIKENILKDRKISYFLYGGDAKYRLKQEIVLGVGGTRILKSLGVDVKKYHMNEGHAAFLTLELLRMNNFNLEETRKKCVFTTHTPVAAGHDHFDYALAEEQMEPLVAPTLLRKLCGKENLNMTRLAFNMSNYVNGVAKRHREISEKMFPGYEIHAITNGVHSFTWTHPAFRKLYDKYLPGWEAELELFIRASIIPNEEIWKARDKGKKELIDFVNKITHVGMEKDVLTIGFARRATAYKRHNFIFKDLERLEEIAKKFPLQIIFAGKAHPRDLGGKKIIKEVFQNIKNLKGKIKIVYLPNYNIEMAKKLTSGCDVWLNNPERPMEASGTSGMKAAHNGVLNFSVLDGWWLEGFVEGVTGWAIGPKPDEKIGPVEAEKRELDDLYNKLEYTILPMYYDRRDEWMTMMENSISKLAYYFNTHRMMRRYVLYAYL
- a CDS encoding L-threonylcarbamoyladenylate synthase, which codes for MKTIILKINSKKPEKEKIKTAASVLRRGGLVAFPTDTVYGLAADATNSKVVKKIYKVKKRPLANPLPILIAKKSDLKKYTLGARGKIKKLTDKFWPGPLTIVLEKKKIISNIITAGKNSVGIRVPANPIAIAIINALGRPLATTSANISNKKSPTTSRDVKKYLNTKIDLILDGGKTKLGKESTILDCTTSPPTILRPGAISKNTLEKLIGKIKT
- a CDS encoding ABC transporter permease; translated protein: MNFSFLKTPINIATDALLRHKLRTILTVLGITVGITAVIVVLSAGRAIEDFIIGQVTMFGTDYIEVEVKVPSTGHVSSENVAGMAQGVTVTTLKEKDADELKKLANVRDIYSGQTGQAVFSYKDQNKVTLIFGVTSSFDAIDSGEVERGRFFTDAEDKSLARVVVLGSNIKKNLFGDEDAIGKRIKIGKQNYRVIGVMKERGSAGVFSFDDIAILPLRTLQKLVLGIDYIQFIFIQVEDTARTEVTVEDVISRMRELHKIDDPKKDDFAVMSAAEGLALLGTITGAIKILLFALASISLVVGGVGIMNVMYVAVAERTFEIGLRKAIGAKSRDILNQFLVEAVSITFLGGVAGTILGTLISLAVSVIANSLGFAWQFHLSPQYIVLAVSVSVLVGLISGIYPARAAARLEPIVALKKE
- the deoC gene encoding deoxyribose-phosphate aldolase encodes the protein MQQKKLQAIKKNPAQIAKYIDHTEVSPNSTAADIRKLCAEAKKYEFYLVMVLPYYAALAKKLVRGTKIKVGVVMGFPFGAQCTEAKLAEMKKAFPFTDEFDFVINRQALKNKDYGFILKELKTLARAKRGKIMKVIIESPELTNAEIYKASQLVLASGADFVKTAVGLRAGAKISDVKIMKKVVDDKIRIKASGGIKNLKTALAFLSAGASRLGTSHGVEIIKSGVSKKKSYFHE